Proteins from a single region of Bacteroidota bacterium:
- the bshC gene encoding bacillithiol biosynthesis cysteine-adding enzyme BshC, with translation MQKKSISFSQTGQFSRIITDYLNNENVLTPFYTWKQDISEFDAIIPGKAAENIDRKLLTAELHQQYQGLTDNDLVNANILALQDENTFCVVTAHQLNIFGGPLYIVYKTLSVIKLCSTLSEKYPDKKFVPMFWLGSEDHDFEEINHVKVFGKNYTWNDGQKGATGQFNTAGISTVTNELFAAFGNGPFVDELKKIFTEAYLNNKTLADATRIILHNLFARFGLVVIDGAATAFKAACSEIILEELIHQTAEKIVNETLQNLPYPPQAKPRNINLFYLSDNVRERIVYNASNQVYEVVNSDIVFTEAALREEVKLYPERFSPNVILRPLFQQKILPAIAFIGGAGEIAYWLQLKNLFAHFNIQFPMLLQRDSFVLVDAATNKKLQKLQLDAIDFFADEQALIAGYVKNNSGQELSIEAEKKEMDAIFEGLLKKAVSIDSTLDKAVLAEKQAVLNAIAKLESKLLKAEKVKMEVQIGQITAIRAKLLPEGGMQERSENFISWYLKMGPAFIDTLLSFTEQPAQTVTLLVFEE, from the coding sequence ATGCAAAAGAAATCCATCTCGTTTTCGCAAACAGGACAGTTCAGTAGAATAATTACTGATTATCTCAACAATGAAAATGTATTAACCCCTTTTTATACCTGGAAGCAGGATATCAGCGAATTTGATGCTATTATTCCAGGTAAAGCTGCTGAAAATATTGATAGAAAATTATTAACTGCAGAATTACATCAACAGTATCAAGGTTTAACAGACAACGATTTAGTGAATGCCAATATTCTGGCACTGCAAGATGAAAATACATTTTGTGTTGTTACTGCTCATCAGTTAAATATTTTTGGCGGACCATTATATATTGTATATAAAACGCTTTCGGTAATTAAATTGTGTTCTACTTTATCAGAAAAATATCCTGATAAAAAATTTGTTCCCATGTTTTGGTTGGGCAGTGAGGATCATGATTTCGAGGAAATAAATCATGTTAAAGTTTTTGGAAAAAATTATACCTGGAACGATGGTCAGAAAGGCGCTACAGGGCAATTTAATACAGCAGGCATATCAACTGTTACTAATGAATTATTTGCTGCTTTTGGCAACGGACCTTTTGTTGATGAACTGAAAAAAATATTCACAGAAGCTTATCTCAACAATAAAACGCTTGCAGATGCTACGCGTATAATTTTGCATAATCTTTTCGCACGGTTTGGATTAGTGGTTATAGATGGCGCTGCTACTGCATTTAAAGCTGCTTGTTCAGAAATTATTTTGGAAGAATTAATCCACCAAACTGCTGAAAAAATTGTAAATGAAACCTTACAAAATTTACCTTATCCGCCACAGGCGAAACCAAGAAATATCAATTTATTTTATTTAAGTGATAATGTCAGAGAGCGTATTGTTTACAATGCCTCAAATCAGGTTTATGAAGTGGTAAATAGTGATATTGTTTTTACGGAAGCGGCATTGCGTGAAGAAGTGAAACTGTATCCTGAACGTTTTAGTCCGAACGTAATTTTACGCCCCTTATTTCAACAAAAAATATTACCTGCTATCGCATTTATTGGCGGCGCAGGAGAAATTGCCTACTGGCTGCAGTTAAAAAATCTATTCGCACATTTTAATATCCAATTTCCGATGTTATTGCAACGCGATTCATTTGTTTTGGTTGATGCTGCAACAAATAAAAAGTTGCAAAAATTGCAACTCGACGCCATCGATTTTTTTGCAGATGAACAAGCCTTAATTGCAGGTTATGTAAAAAATAACTCGGGACAAGAATTATCCATTGAAGCCGAAAAAAAGGAAATGGATGCAATTTTTGAGGGCCTTTTGAAAAAAGCTGTAAGTATAGATTCCACGCTCGATAAGGCTGTTTTGGCTGAAAAGCAAGCTGTTTTAAATGCCATTGCTAAGCTCGAATCCAAATTATTAAAGGCAGAAAAGGTTAAAATGGAAGTCCAAATTGGCCAGATAACAGCAATTCGAGCCAAATTATTACCTGAGGGTGGTATGCAGGAGCGTTCGGAAAACTTCATCTCCTGGTATCTCAAAATGGGGCCGGCTTTTATCGATACCCTGCTTTCGTTCACGGAACAACCGGCGCAAACAGTTACACTACTGGTTTTCGAGGAATAA
- the rimO gene encoding 30S ribosomal protein S12 methylthiotransferase RimO codes for MKARTLKKDKVNIVTLGCSKNTVDSEVLLSQLRANDVEAHHQREKDDCNIIIVNTCGFIDNAKEESINTILNYADAKANGEIEKLYVTGCLSHRYMDELQLEIPEVDAWFGTLDLPKMLQKFNADYKHELIGERSISTPSHYAYLKISEGCNRTCSFCAIPLMRGNHISKSMEDIIKEAKFLASIGVKEIMLIAQELTYYGLDIYKKRALADLLFALDEVEGIEWIRLHYAYPSKFPMEIIEAIKNCKHVCKYLDMPLQHASNNMLKAMNRQITREETTALIQDIRKSIPEIGLRTTMLVGFPGETEEDIEELIAFVEEMRFERLGVFTYSHEEGTSGYLLEDTLSAEEKAQRASRVMEVQQQISFDKNQEKIGKIFKVLIDAKEGGNFIGRTEFDSPEVDNEVLIDASKHYLRIGDFANVKITRAEDFDLFGEPV; via the coding sequence TTGAAAGCAAGAACCTTAAAAAAAGATAAAGTAAATATTGTAACACTGGGTTGCAGTAAAAATACCGTAGACAGCGAGGTATTACTTTCTCAATTGCGTGCAAATGATGTTGAAGCTCATCATCAGCGTGAAAAGGATGATTGTAATATTATTATTGTAAATACCTGCGGATTTATTGATAATGCAAAAGAAGAATCTATAAATACCATTTTAAATTATGCTGATGCAAAGGCAAATGGTGAAATAGAAAAATTATATGTTACCGGCTGTTTGAGTCATCGATATATGGATGAACTGCAACTCGAAATTCCGGAAGTGGATGCCTGGTTTGGTACTTTGGATTTACCAAAAATGCTGCAAAAATTTAATGCTGATTATAAACATGAATTAATTGGCGAACGCAGCATCAGCACGCCTTCACATTATGCTTACCTGAAAATATCGGAAGGTTGCAACCGCACCTGTTCTTTTTGTGCCATTCCGTTAATGCGTGGTAATCATATTTCAAAATCGATGGAAGATATTATTAAAGAAGCAAAATTTCTCGCTTCCATTGGTGTTAAAGAAATCATGCTGATTGCACAGGAATTAACATATTATGGTTTAGATATTTATAAAAAACGTGCTTTAGCAGATTTATTATTTGCTTTAGATGAAGTAGAAGGAATAGAATGGATACGTTTACATTATGCTTATCCTTCAAAATTCCCTATGGAAATAATTGAGGCGATAAAAAATTGTAAACATGTTTGTAAATATCTGGATATGCCATTGCAACATGCCAGCAATAATATGCTGAAGGCAATGAACAGGCAAATTACCAGAGAAGAAACAACAGCGTTAATTCAAGATATTCGAAAATCAATTCCCGAAATTGGTTTACGCACTACAATGTTAGTTGGGTTCCCGGGAGAAACAGAGGAAGATATTGAAGAGTTAATAGCCTTCGTGGAAGAAATGCGCTTTGAACGCTTAGGTGTGTTTACTTATTCGCATGAAGAAGGCACCAGTGGATATTTATTGGAAGATACCTTAAGTGCAGAAGAAAAGGCTCAACGTGCAAGTCGCGTAATGGAAGTGCAGCAACAAATTTCCTTCGACAAAAATCAGGAGAAAATAGGCAAGATTTTTAAAGTGCTGATTGATGCAAAGGAAGGTGGTAATTTTATCGGTAGAACCGAATTTGACTCACCTGAAGTGGATAATGAAGTGCTGATTGATGCTTCAAAACATTATCTTCGTATTGGCGACTTTGCCAATGTAAAAATTACCCGCGCCGAAGATTTCGACCTTTTTGGTGAACCGGTGTAA
- the ftsY gene encoding signal recognition particle-docking protein FtsY, which translates to MGLFDIFKKEQKEDLNKGLEKTKQSIFSRITKAIAGKSRVDDDFLDELENILISSDVGVDTTVKIIDRLNKRVSRDKYFGSDELNTILKEEIVALLSENNTPDYTEFSVPNNTKPYIVLIVGVNGVGKTTTIGKLAYQFKQAGKKVLLGAADTFRAAAVDQLTIWSERVDVPIIKQQMGADPAAVAFDTVNAAKSYDADVVLIDTAGRLHNKVNLMNELSKIKRVIQKVYPDAPHDVLLVLDASTGQNAFEQAKQFTAATDVTSIALTKLDGTAKGGVVLGIADQFKIPVKYIGVGEKMHQLQVFNKSEFVNALFN; encoded by the coding sequence ATGGGATTATTCGACATCTTTAAGAAAGAACAAAAAGAAGACCTGAATAAAGGTCTGGAAAAAACTAAACAAAGTATTTTCTCCCGCATAACGAAAGCAATTGCAGGAAAAAGCCGAGTGGACGATGATTTTCTCGATGAATTGGAAAATATCCTCATTTCATCGGATGTTGGCGTGGATACAACGGTGAAAATAATCGACCGCCTGAATAAACGTGTTTCCAGAGATAAATACTTTGGTTCCGATGAATTAAATACAATTCTGAAAGAAGAAATTGTAGCATTATTATCTGAAAACAATACCCCCGATTACACCGAATTTTCAGTGCCGAATAACACCAAACCTTATATCGTATTAATAGTAGGCGTGAATGGCGTTGGTAAAACAACAACCATCGGTAAACTTGCTTATCAGTTTAAACAGGCAGGCAAAAAAGTATTATTGGGTGCAGCAGATACGTTTCGTGCCGCCGCGGTCGACCAGCTTACTATTTGGTCGGAAAGGGTAGATGTGCCTATCATTAAACAGCAAATGGGTGCTGACCCTGCAGCAGTTGCTTTTGATACTGTTAATGCGGCCAAATCGTATGATGCTGATGTTGTGTTAATTGACACTGCCGGTAGATTACATAATAAAGTAAATCTGATGAACGAATTATCTAAAATTAAACGGGTAATTCAAAAAGTATATCCTGATGCACCGCATGATGTTTTGTTGGTGTTAGATGCGTCAACAGGCCAAAATGCATTTGAACAGGCCAAACAATTTACTGCGGCAACCGATGTTACTTCAATTGCACTTACCAAATTAGATGGCACCGCTAAAGGTGGTGTTGTATTGGGAATTGCAGACCAGTTTAAAATTCCGGTTAAATATATAGGTGTTGGTGAAAAAATGCACCAGCTCCAGGTATTTAATAAATCGGAATTTGTTAATGCACTGTTTAATTAA
- a CDS encoding DUF4295 domain-containing protein: MGKISKNARVSGGNKAKVAGGGKEMVKVIVTEKSPKTGAYIFKERIVHKDKVQDVLKGNA; the protein is encoded by the coding sequence ATGGGAAAAATATCAAAAAACGCCCGTGTATCGGGTGGTAATAAAGCAAAAGTTGCCGGTGGTGGAAAAGAAATGGTAAAAGTAATTGTTACCGAAAAATCACCTAAAACCGGTGCTTATATCTTCAAAGAACGTATTGTACACAAAGACAAAGTGCAAGACGTACTTAAAGGTAACGCCTAA
- the rpmG gene encoding 50S ribosomal protein L33, producing MAKKSKGNRIQVILECTEQKNTDVPGISRYITTKSRRNTPDRIEMKKYNPNLKKVTVHKEIK from the coding sequence ATGGCAAAGAAGAGTAAAGGCAACCGGATCCAGGTAATTCTGGAGTGCACCGAACAAAAAAATACGGATGTTCCGGGCATTAGCCGCTATATCACGACCAAAAGCCGTCGTAATACACCGGATAGAATCGAAATGAAAAAATACAACCCGAACTTGAAAAAAGTAACGGTTCACAAAGAAATTAAATAA
- a CDS encoding 50S ribosomal protein L28, translated as MARVCDLTGKKTISGNNVSHSNRKTRRKFYPNLQVKRFYIPEEDRWVTLKVATTTMKTINKKGISAYLKELRQAGKTIKI; from the coding sequence ATGGCAAGAGTTTGTGATTTAACCGGCAAAAAAACGATTAGCGGAAACAACGTTTCTCACTCTAATCGTAAGACACGCCGCAAGTTTTACCCGAATTTGCAGGTAAAACGTTTTTATATTCCTGAGGAAGACCGTTGGGTAACTTTGAAGGTAGCCACTACTACCATGAAGACTATCAACAAAAAAGGTATCAGTGCATACCTTAAAGAATTGCGTCAAGCAGGTAAAACCATTAAAATTTAA
- a CDS encoding TonB family protein has translation MQKLLPTYFFAALTLCMAACSNNEPDESPSVTAAIPISTTVSSATDTTKLQRNSTLEIIPVEQFDDEEYVSIMPVPECPPPCNPPADIQPPLTLWEILNENAPKPQKYSVNSNSTKKIKCLQGTEINIPENAFTTNGTDVYNGELTFAVTEYYSMADILMAKLHTLADSGILESGGMVYLEAYAGDKELELMPGKTVGIKFVEAKEGMGIFYLKETDSNSVWYADNNTTISDVQVDEQTSMFEGGNIAYYNYLNSKMQYPDLTKNPTLTGTVMISCLIDTNGKVTNAAIQKSLHPAYDSIALKAVAEMPNWNPAIRNGKASPSEVVLPIAFDATDMALVGDTKSDKKFKRKNKVDITDEMYQGVYTPGDSIVQIRNTIVELTTTATGLQVYENKVMTTAGLGYVNCDRYINNGVPNTNVLVNLPKGGETQLSLIVNDARIVIPGLVLQQGSGKIYGVDKNLECTLFVIRMDAGQLSYCLQPVITGSLKPIEVVLTDIAPGQFDELVEKINAGQNLTVR, from the coding sequence ATGCAAAAGTTACTACCAACGTATTTTTTTGCAGCGCTTACGCTTTGTATGGCCGCCTGCAGCAACAATGAACCCGATGAATCACCATCCGTTACCGCTGCTATCCCAATAAGCACAACGGTTTCATCTGCAACAGATACAACCAAATTACAAAGAAATTCTACATTGGAAATCATTCCTGTAGAACAATTTGATGATGAGGAATATGTAAGTATAATGCCAGTTCCCGAGTGCCCACCCCCTTGTAACCCACCAGCAGATATTCAACCACCATTAACATTGTGGGAAATACTAAACGAAAATGCACCGAAACCACAAAAGTATTCGGTGAACAGTAATTCAACGAAAAAAATAAAATGCCTGCAGGGAACTGAAATTAATATTCCTGAAAATGCTTTTACCACAAATGGGACTGATGTATATAATGGTGAATTAACTTTTGCAGTTACGGAGTATTATTCAATGGCAGATATCCTAATGGCGAAATTACATACCCTTGCCGATTCAGGTATTTTGGAATCAGGTGGTATGGTATATTTGGAGGCATACGCAGGTGATAAAGAACTGGAATTAATGCCGGGTAAAACTGTCGGAATAAAATTTGTTGAGGCTAAAGAAGGAATGGGCATTTTTTATTTGAAAGAAACAGATAGTAATTCGGTGTGGTATGCAGATAATAATACCACCATTTCCGATGTACAAGTGGATGAACAAACTTCAATGTTTGAGGGCGGAAATATTGCGTATTATAATTATCTAAATTCGAAAATGCAATATCCTGATTTAACCAAAAACCCGACGTTGACTGGTACGGTTATGATATCTTGTTTGATTGATACAAATGGAAAAGTTACCAATGCCGCAATTCAGAAAAGTCTGCATCCTGCATATGATTCAATTGCTTTGAAAGCAGTTGCTGAAATGCCAAATTGGAATCCTGCGATTAGGAATGGTAAAGCATCACCTTCTGAAGTTGTATTACCTATTGCTTTTGATGCCACGGATATGGCATTGGTTGGGGATACAAAAAGCGATAAAAAATTTAAAAGAAAAAACAAGGTGGATATCACCGATGAAATGTATCAGGGTGTTTATACACCCGGTGATTCAATTGTTCAAATCAGAAATACAATTGTAGAATTAACAACCACTGCCACCGGTTTACAGGTATATGAAAATAAGGTTATGACAACTGCGGGACTGGGCTATGTAAATTGCGACAGATATATCAATAACGGCGTTCCAAATACAAATGTTTTGGTTAATTTACCTAAAGGTGGTGAAACTCAATTATCACTAATTGTTAATGATGCCCGGATTGTTATTCCGGGGTTAGTTCTACAACAGGGTAGCGGAAAGATATACGGCGTTGATAAAAACCTGGAATGCACCCTTTTTGTAATTCGCATGGATGCAGGACAGTTATCGTATTGCCTCCAGCCGGTAATTACGGGTTCTTTAAAACCGATTGAAGTGGTGTTAACCGACATTGCACCGGGGCAATTTGACGAATTGGTGGAAAAAATTAACGCCGGGCAAAACCTCACAGTACGTTAG
- a CDS encoding glycosyl hydrolase, giving the protein MKKNFLLLSAVLWAFTAFSQTETVPVDTALAKPEPINERVQGIQKRKALESASLVKNLSFTNIGPTIMSGRVTDLEVNPKDATKFYVAYASGGLWYTDNNGQSFRPIFDNEDVITIGDIAVDWTNNIIWVGTGEVNSSRSSYAGIGVYKSEDGGKTWIYCGLPESQHIGRIVINPRNPENVFVAVLGHLYSPNAERGIYKTIDGGKTWKQTLFIDDNTGAADLIMDPNVPDFLYATTWHRERRAWNFVEGGSTSDIYKSVDAGETWQLLSTGNSGFPSGNLGRIGITVAPAHNNIVYAVVDNQNPKEQDPALRERELDTSDFNLDSLKIITVAKFATLDDARLTQFLKDNKFPEEYTSASIKAKVASFEYAPTVLTDYLNDGGYIFNLPIKGCEVYRSDDGGTSWYKTHEGYLDGAFFTYGYYFATIKVSPKNDNKILVSAFNALLSEDGGKTFKNIDGANVHPDHHAAYFDPANDKHLIVGNDGGVNITYDNGTNWFLANNPAVGQFYSVTVDNATPYNVYGGLQDNGVWFGPSDYESSNYWLASGKYPYQAIYGGDGMQVQVDKRDNTTVYTGYQFGYYARVNKNTGQEELGIRPTHKFGELPLRYNWQTPILLSRHNQDILYYGSNKFHRSMMNGENMETLSGDLTNGKKTGDVPYGTITTIAESPKRFGLLYCGTDDGNVWVSKDGGYSWTKINVFIKKELPPVKSKTPPPVFNAVPDGLWVSRVTASYHNEGTVYVSLNGYRYDNFLPYLYVSTDYGATWAEIGKDLPSEPINVVKEDPKNPNVIYVGTDNGLYVSINGGKNFMTFSGNLPRVAVHDIAIQERDNEMVIATHGRSLYKVKLDEVQALDFISNKEIHVFKPEQFMYDENAGKQFNVFDKPYEPVFQFPYYVKNAGTTTITIATIDGTVINEFTDNSEAGLNYLSYALTFDPKYKAAYEEYLNGLPVDGYREVANIKAADNKMYYLLPGKYIIKFTAESLTTVQENFEIIK; this is encoded by the coding sequence ATGAAAAAGAATTTCTTGTTATTAAGTGCCGTTTTATGGGCGTTTACAGCCTTTAGCCAGACGGAAACGGTTCCTGTGGATACGGCATTGGCCAAACCCGAACCTATAAATGAACGCGTTCAGGGCATACAAAAACGCAAAGCTTTAGAATCGGCTTCTTTGGTTAAAAACCTGAGTTTCACCAATATAGGACCTACCATTATGAGCGGTCGTGTGACAGACTTAGAAGTGAATCCCAAGGATGCAACAAAATTTTATGTAGCATATGCCAGTGGCGGACTTTGGTATACAGATAACAACGGACAGTCGTTTAGACCCATTTTTGATAATGAAGATGTAATTACGATTGGTGACATTGCAGTTGACTGGACGAATAATATTATTTGGGTTGGAACAGGTGAGGTAAACAGTTCCCGTTCGAGTTATGCCGGCATTGGCGTATATAAATCGGAAGACGGTGGTAAAACATGGATATATTGTGGTTTACCTGAATCACAACATATCGGACGAATTGTTATAAATCCAAGAAATCCGGAAAACGTTTTTGTTGCGGTGCTCGGTCATTTATATTCACCAAATGCAGAACGTGGTATTTATAAAACCATTGATGGCGGAAAAACATGGAAACAAACATTATTTATTGATGATAATACCGGCGCTGCAGATTTAATTATGGATCCGAATGTGCCTGATTTTTTATATGCAACAACATGGCATCGCGAACGCCGTGCATGGAATTTTGTAGAAGGCGGTAGTACATCTGATATTTATAAATCGGTAGATGCCGGAGAAACCTGGCAATTATTATCTACCGGAAATTCAGGATTCCCTTCAGGTAATTTAGGTAGAATTGGTATTACAGTTGCACCTGCACACAATAATATTGTATATGCTGTTGTAGATAATCAAAATCCGAAAGAACAGGACCCTGCTTTGCGTGAACGTGAACTGGATACTTCTGATTTTAATCTCGATAGTTTGAAAATTATTACAGTTGCAAAATTTGCCACTTTAGATGATGCCAGACTTACTCAATTTTTAAAAGATAATAAATTCCCTGAAGAATATACTTCCGCTTCTATTAAAGCTAAAGTAGCTTCGTTTGAATATGCGCCAACTGTATTAACCGATTATTTAAATGATGGTGGTTATATATTTAATTTGCCAATAAAAGGTTGTGAAGTTTACCGCAGTGATGATGGTGGAACAAGTTGGTATAAAACACATGAAGGTTACCTGGACGGCGCCTTTTTTACTTATGGATATTATTTCGCAACAATTAAAGTAAGTCCCAAAAACGATAATAAAATACTCGTATCAGCATTTAATGCTTTGTTGAGTGAAGATGGCGGTAAAACGTTTAAAAATATTGATGGTGCAAATGTACATCCTGACCATCATGCAGCATATTTTGATCCTGCAAACGATAAACATCTTATTGTTGGAAATGATGGCGGCGTAAATATCACTTACGATAATGGTACGAACTGGTTTTTAGCTAATAACCCTGCTGTTGGTCAGTTTTATTCAGTTACCGTTGATAATGCAACACCATATAATGTATACGGTGGTTTACAGGATAATGGTGTATGGTTCGGGCCTTCCGATTATGAGAGCAGTAATTATTGGTTAGCAAGCGGTAAATATCCTTACCAGGCTATTTATGGTGGTGATGGAATGCAGGTGCAGGTAGATAAGCGTGATAATACAACCGTGTATACCGGATATCAGTTTGGTTATTATGCAAGAGTAAATAAAAATACCGGGCAAGAAGAACTTGGTATTCGCCCGACACATAAATTTGGTGAATTACCGTTGCGTTATAATTGGCAAACACCAATATTATTAAGTCGCCACAATCAGGATATTTTATATTACGGAAGTAATAAATTTCATCGTTCAATGATGAATGGTGAAAATATGGAAACGTTAAGTGGCGATTTAACCAATGGTAAAAAAACAGGTGATGTACCATACGGTACAATAACTACAATTGCGGAATCACCAAAACGTTTTGGATTATTATATTGCGGTACAGATGATGGTAACGTTTGGGTAAGTAAAGATGGTGGATACTCATGGACCAAAATAAATGTATTTATTAAAAAAGAATTACCACCTGTAAAAAGTAAAACACCGCCACCGGTATTTAATGCAGTGCCTGATGGTTTGTGGGTGAGCAGAGTTACCGCCAGTTACCACAATGAAGGAACTGTTTATGTATCATTAAACGGGTATCGTTATGATAATTTTTTACCATATTTATATGTGAGTACCGATTACGGTGCAACATGGGCTGAAATAGGAAAGGACCTTCCATCTGAACCAATTAATGTTGTGAAAGAAGATCCTAAAAATCCGAATGTAATTTATGTTGGAACAGATAACGGATTATATGTTTCAATTAATGGGGGTAAAAATTTTATGACGTTTTCAGGAAATTTACCTCGTGTAGCAGTACATGATATTGCTATTCAGGAACGCGATAATGAAATGGTAATTGCCACACATGGCAGAAGTTTATACAAAGTAAAATTAGATGAAGTTCAGGCATTGGATTTTATCAGCAATAAAGAAATTCATGTATTTAAACCTGAACAATTTATGTATGATGAAAATGCCGGCAAACAATTTAATGTATTCGATAAACCTTATGAGCCGGTTTTTCAGTTTCCGTATTATGTAAAAAATGCAGGTACCACAACAATTACGATTGCAACAATAGACGGAACTGTTATTAATGAGTTTACGGATAACAGTGAAGCCGGATTAAATTATTTATCATATGCCTTAACCTTTGATCCGAAATATAAAGCAGCTTATGAAGAATATTTAAACGGCTTACCGGTAGATGGTTATCGTGAAGTTGCGAATATTAAAGCTGCCGACAATAAAATGTATTATCTCTTACCCGGAAAATACATCATTAAATTTACAGCAGAAAGTTTAACCACAGTGCAGGAAAACTTTGAAATAATAAAGTAA